From one Lycium ferocissimum isolate CSIRO_LF1 chromosome 7, AGI_CSIRO_Lferr_CH_V1, whole genome shotgun sequence genomic stretch:
- the LOC132064177 gene encoding probable dolichyl pyrophosphate Glc1Man9GlcNAc2 alpha-1,3-glucosyltransferase → MSAMSPSSSSSPQMSTPNNHHFTVGPKAMKPPKKHHKHQPHQTQIPKPKPITEILWVSLIATCIKFLLIPAYHSTDFEVHRNWLAITNSLPLSQWYSDETSPWTLDYPPFFAHFEHFLSFFASLVDPIMVHLRHGLNYKSQPTILFQRLSVIVSDFVLVFGIYRLTRNLGCKERVLIWVLVIFSPGLMIVDHLHFQYNGFLLGILLVSISALEEGKDLLGGFVFAVLLCFKHLFAVAAPVYFVYLFRHYCRGGLFRGFGRLVVMGSAVVAVFAAAFGPFLYHGQIQQVLHRMFPFGRGLCHAYWAPNFWVFYIILDKVLAYLLVKMGFNVQAPTASFTGGLVGDSSPFAVLPRVTPMITFGIVLLAIAPCLIKAWRDPQPKMITRWIAYAYTCGFMFGWHIHEKASLHFVIPLAIIALKSVEDAKHYFYLSIVSCYSIFPLLFEAQEYPIKVLLLLLHASLMWIGFFSHFTSTNRAAEAEHPRYDKTRFIVGWCGKLYLLGLVAVEIYGQFVHPILFAERLPFLPLMLISIYCAFGMMYSWIWQLKQIIKLH, encoded by the exons ATGTCTGCCATGtcaccttcttcttcaagctcCCCTCAAATGTCAACCCCAAACAACCACCACTTCACCGTCGGCCCAAAAGCCATGAAACCCCCAAAGAAGCACCACAAACACCAACCCCATCAAACCCAAATcccaaaacccaaacccatcacAGAGATCCTATGGGTTTCACTTATAGCCACATGCATCAAATTCCTTCTAATCCCAGCTTATCACAGCACAGATTTCGAAGTCCACCGCAATTGGCTTGCTATAACTAACTCTCTTCCTCTTTCTCAATGGTATTCTGATGAAACAAGTCCATGGACGCTCGATTACCCACCATTCTTTGCTCATTTTGagcattttctttctttctttgcttCCCTTGTAGACCCCATTATGGTCCATTTACGTCATGGTCTTAACTACAAATCACAACCCACAATTCTTTTTCAAAGACTTAGTGTTATTGTATCTGATTTTGTGTTGGTTTTTGGTATTTATAGATTGACAAGGAATTTGGGGTGTAAAGAGAGAGTCTTGATTTGGGTTTTGGTTATTTTTTCGCCTGGATTGATGATTGTTGACCATTTGCATTTTCAGTATAATGGGTTTCTTTTGGGGATTCTTTTGGTTTCTATTTCGGCATTGGAGGAAGGGAAGGATTTGTTAGGTGGTTTTGTTTTTGcagttttgttgtgttttaagCATTTGTTTGCTGTTGCTGCTCctgtttattttgtttatttgtttagGCATTATTGTAGGGGTGGGTTGTTTAGGGGGTTTGGGAGATTGGTTGTTATGGGGAGTGCAGTTGTTGCTGTTTTTGCTGCTGCTTTTGGGCCTTTTCTTTATCATGGACAG ATACAACAAGTGTTACACCGAATGTTTCCATTTGGTAGGGGACTCTGTCATGCTTATTGGGCTCCGAACTTCTGGGTATTCTATATAATTCtcgataaagtgctagcttatTTGCTTGTAAAAATGGGGTTCAACGTCCAAGCACCAACAGCTTCATTCACTGGTGGACTAGTTGGGGACTCCTCTCCTTTTGCTGTATTACCTAGA GTCACCCCCATGATTACCTTCGGTATTGTCTTGCTTGCAATAGCTCCATGTCTTATAAAGGCTTGGCGAGATCCCCAACCAAAGATGATTACTAGATGGATAGCCTATGCTTACACATGCGGCTTTATGTTTGGCTGGCATATCCATGAGAAAGCTTCACTTCACTTTGTGATTCCCCTTGCCATTATTGCCTTGAAAAGTGTGGAAGATGCAAAACACTATTTCTATTTGTCCATAG TGTCCTGCTATTCTATTTTCCCGCTATTATTTGAAGCCCAAGAGTATCCAATTAAGGTTCTCTTACTGCTTTTACATGCTTCACTGATGTGGATTGGGTTCTTCTCTCATTTTACCTCAACTAATAGAGCAGCTGAAGCTGAACATCCAAGATATGACAAAACGAGGTTCATCGTTGGATGGTGTGGAAAGTTATACTTGCTAGGTCTCGTTGCTGTTGAGATATATGGACAATTTGTTCACCCTATCCTCTTTGCTGAGAGGCTCCCTTTCTTGCCTCTTATGTTGATCAGCATATATTGTGCATTCGGAATGATGTATTCTTGGATCTGGCAATTGAAGCAGATCATCAAGTTACATTAG